GGCCTGCCGGTATGGTTACCCAACCTGTGCATCAGCACTCTCCATTCCGGTTATATGCTTCTAATTGTTTTCTACCCCGATCATCGAGCCGGCGACCGGTTGCCGTCACCGCCGTTTGGAGGCCGCGGCGGCCGATCTGGCCAGCTTGTCCAACTCCCCCGACAGCTCGGTTCCGCTGCGGTCCAGCTCCTGGTAGATGGCCAGCAGGGACTTGGCGTAGGCGTCGATCACGAACTGCTTCAGGAACAGCCGGCGCCCCTGCTCCGCCAGCCGGCTGTAGAGCGCCGGGTCGTTGCCGACCTCCACGACCGCGTCCGCCAGGGCGGCGGAGTCGTTGACCGGGATGATCCGTGCGGTCTTGCCGTCGGTCAGCACCTCCGGGATCGAGCCGACCGGGGTGGTGATCACCGGCAGCCGTGCCGACAGCGCCTCCAGGATGACCATCGGCAGGCCTTCATGGGTCGAGGGCAGCAACAGCATGTCGTGGGAGCGGATGTGGGCGTGCGCCTCCTCCCGGCCGATCCAGCCGAGGAAGCTGCACTCCTCCGCCACGCCCAGTTCAGCGGCCATGGCGCGGTAGCCGTCCACGTCGCCGCCGCCGCCGATGGTGACCCGGAAGGGCTGCCCGCGCTCCTTCAGCAGGGCGCAGGCGCGCAGCAGGGTGCCGATGCCCTTGCGTTCGGACAGGTTCGCCAGCACCAGCAGGGACAGGACGGCCCCCGGTTCGGGTGGCGGACGGGTGCCGAGATCGGCGCCGACATCGGGAACGGCGTTGTAGAGCACCCGGATCTTGCGGGGATCGGTGCGGACCGACTGGACCAGATAGTCCCGCCAATTGTCGCCCAGCACGACGACCCGGCCGCAGCGGTTGAACAGCCAGCGGCTGATCGCGCGGGCGAAGGGGCCGCCTTCGAAATACTCGACGAAGGACGCGCCGTGCAGATGGACGACGGTGGGGCAGGACAGCAGCCCGGCCACCGCCTGCACCGCCGCCTTGCGCAGGAAGCTGCCGCGCTCCGACACGTTGATGTGCACGACCGACGCCCGGCGGCGGGCCAGGATCCAGGCCATCCGCGCCAGGGTCAGGCCGAGGTGGAAGGGTGACAGCAGAACGCTCCCGGTGCCGCGGGTATCGAGGATGATCGATCGGGTCGTCCCCGTCTTATCGAACTGGTCGACCACATAGCCCGTCATGCGGCCGATGCCGCCGCCGCCGTCGAGCGCACCCGGCGTCGCGAAGACGACCACGGTGCGCTTGGCCGTTTCCGGCTGACGGCCGGGGGCGCGGCTGTCGTTGATGCTGTCCATAGGCGTCAGGGTCCTTTTTCCGGCTCAGGCAGCGTCGGACGCGGAGAACAGGGCTTGGCGCAGCCGGCGTCGCAGTCCGACCGGCATCAGCGAATGCATGGTGAAGGTGGCGAGCGCCATCGGCGTCGGCTGGCCGTCGCGTAACGCGGAATTCAGGATCCGCCAGCGGGTGCCAGCGGTGCGGGCCGCCTGCTCGCCGCCGGTCGCCTGGAGAAGAAGGCTGGCGTAGGCGCGCGGGGAGAGGTGGTTGCGCATCTCCTCCGCCCATTCCAGCGCATGGTTGATGTTGTGGCAGGTCGACAGGGTGACCCGGTTGTCCTCTTCGGTGTAATGGACGGCCATCACGTCGGGGATATGGATCAGCGCCACGCCGTCGATCCGGCCGCAGGTGATCAGCCATTCCCAATCGTCGAACCGGGACTTGGGGATCGGGTTGCGCAGCAGCAGCGCCTTGGGCGTCAGCAGGGTCGTGGTGGGGGCGAAGGTCTCGCCCTTGAACAGCCCGCGGCGGACGAACAGGTAGTCGCCGATGGCGTCGGCCGGCGTCGACAGCCGGCGCGGCCAGGCGAAGGTGCCGCGGGCGGTCACCACCTGACAGCGGCAGCTGACGATGGGGAAGCGGATGTCGGCCGGGCGGGCCGCCATCTGCAACTCCACCTTCTCCGGCATCCAATGGTCGTCGTCGTCGAGGAAGGCGATCCAGTCGCCCCGTGCGGCGCGCACGCCGATGTTGCGGGCCTCCGCCGCGCCGTGGTTCGTCTCGAGTTCCATCACGGTCAGCCGCGGATCGGCCAGCGTCGCCAGATGGGAGGCGGTGGCAGGATCCGGGCCGTCGATCACCACGATCACGTCGAGGTCGCGGTAGGTCTGGTCGAGCGCGCTGCGCACCGCCCGCATCACCATGTCCGGACGGTTGCGCGTGGGGATGACGACGGTGACCTGCCCGTTGGGCGCCGCCTCGTCGTTGGCCGCCTGTTCGCCGGCTCCTTGCTTGCCGGCCCCTTGTTTTCCATTTGCCGGACGGTTGACGCTCGCCGGCTCGTTGTTCTGGCTCATGGGTCTGCCTTCGGTCGAAGGAAATTGGGAAAGGTCGCTGGTGGCGTGGCCCTGTGCAGGCCGGCTGTTTGAAGGCCGGATGCGGCGGCTAGAGCCCCCGGCTCTGGATGGCGTAGGCCGGCCCCATGCCCGACGGGTTCATCCCGGCCGGGGCATGCCGGTGCAGTCGCGCCTGCTCCGCGGCGCGGTCGTTCAGCATCCGCTGCCAACGGCTCTGCTGGACCAGACGGACCACGGCGATGGTGGCGATCACCCAGTTCATGGAATGGCGCTCGGCGAACACGCTCTCCGACACCGACACCGCCAGCAGGGCGCAGCCGACGGCGAAGGTCCAGGCGGCCTCGGGCCGGCTGTTGCCGTAGCGGGCGGCGAAGAAGCCCTGGAACAGCAGGCGGCTGAGCAGCACCAGCACCAGCGCCACGCCGACCAGCCCGAGGTCGAGCGTCAGCTCCAGCCAGCCGCTGTGGGCCGAGGTGATGCCCCAGTCGCGGGTGAAGCTGGAGCCCGGACCGTTGAAGCCGAACCAGTAGGCGGCATAGCCGTAGCCCTGCAGCGGACGCTCGCCGACCGAATGGACGATGTGCTCCCACAGCACGGTGCGTCCGGTCAGTGTGGGATCGCGGCCCAGCGCATAGAGCACGTCGTACCAGAAGGTGGCGCCCGCGGTGATCATGATGACCAGCAGGGCCAGCAGCAGCGCCATGGTGGGGGCGAAGTTGCGGATGCTGCCGCGCAGCATGGTGGTGGACAGCAGCGCCACCGACACCAGGATGGAGGTGATCAGGCCGGTGCCCGACCGGCTCATGACGATCAGCAGCATCGCCAGGATCATCAGCGGCCGGGTGACCCAGCGGCTCTGCTCCTTCTGCCAGTCCAGCCAGACCAGGGCCAGGATCAGCCAGACCATCATGCGGCCGGTCACGTTCTTCTGGAAGAACACGCCCTTCCAGGCGCCGACATGCTGGGCGCTGTCCAGCCCGATCTCCGGCATCGCGAAGATCATGAAGAAGGAGGCGAACATCAGCACCGACAGCCCGACCACGATCAGCCGCATGATCTCGGGGAAGCGGAACCGCAGGCCGAGCCAGATGCCGAACACCGTGGTGAACAGGAAGGCGATGGACCGGCGCAGCGTCACGTCCGGGAACAGCGACCACAATGCGGTCAGGAAGGCGAAGGCGACCATCGCCGTCAGTGTCGGGCTGGCGAAGGGAATCTGGAAGGCGATTGCCGGCCTCAGCGCGATTGCGCCAAGCAGCAGGACATAGATGCCGCCGTAGAACATCGTGACGCCGGCGGAATCCAGGTCGCCGGCCAGCGGGTCGCCGCCGGTCAGCATCAGCGGAAGCACCGAGCCCCCGAAGGCCATGATGCCGATGACGGCGATGCTCTTTTCCAGAAAATCCAGGATTTTCATCGGCTTTCCCTTAGGCTGCCGTACCGGGTTCGGCTTTGCAGCACTGAAGATGCGGTTGCCACCCCCCATCTCGTAGCCGGGCGGTGGCGTTAGACCGAAGGAGGCCGCGCCCGAAAGGGGTAGCCGGAATCGCGTTTCCCGCTCGCTTTACCGCCCGAAAAAGGGAATGGACCCGAAGCATTTTCCGGAATGGTGGGGGCACGGACGAAAAAAGACCCCCGCGCGGGTGGCGCGGGGGTCCGGCTGGCATTCGGTCCGGGATGGCGGCGGCCTTACGAACCGTCGCCCTTCAGCACCATCACCGCGGTCTTGCAGAGGATGAAGAAGTCGAACAGCAGGCCGCAGTTGCGGACATAGAAGACATCCATCGACACGCGTTCCTGGAAGGTGGTGCGATGGCGGCCGGACACCTGCCAGTAGCCGGTCAGGCCGGGACGGACGGAGCCGATCACCGCGGCGGAGTCACCCACCTCCGGCAGTTCCTTCGGCATGTAGGCGCGCGGGCCGATCAGACTCATGTCGCCCATCAGGATGTTCCACAGCTGCGGCAGCTCGTCGAGCGAGGTCCTGCGCAGGAAGCGGCCGAGCGGGGTGATGCGCGGATCGACCGTCAGCTTGTGGTAGGTCATGTATTCTTCACGGGCGACCGGGTCGTTCTCCAGCAGCTGCTGCAGCTGTTCCTCGGCATCGACATGCATGGAGCGGAATTTCAGCAGGTCGAAGGTCTGCTTGCCGCCGGCCCAGCGCTTCTGGCGGAACATCACCGGGCCGGGGCTGTCCAGCTTGATGGCGACGGCGAGGCCCAGCATCAGCGGCGCCACCACGACCAGCAGGATCGCCGACAGCACGATGTCCATGGCGCGGCGGATGCGCAGGTAGCCGGTCGGCGGACGGACGCTGACGCGCAGGGCCAGCGAGCCGTGCAGGTTGTGATAGGTGGCGTCGACGGCGCTGACATTGCCCTC
The sequence above is drawn from the Azospirillum lipoferum 4B genome and encodes:
- a CDS encoding glycosyltransferase family 2 protein; amino-acid sequence: MSQNNEPASVNRPANGKQGAGKQGAGEQAANDEAAPNGQVTVVIPTRNRPDMVMRAVRSALDQTYRDLDVIVVIDGPDPATASHLATLADPRLTVMELETNHGAAEARNIGVRAARGDWIAFLDDDDHWMPEKVELQMAARPADIRFPIVSCRCQVVTARGTFAWPRRLSTPADAIGDYLFVRRGLFKGETFAPTTTLLTPKALLLRNPIPKSRFDDWEWLITCGRIDGVALIHIPDVMAVHYTEEDNRVTLSTCHNINHALEWAEEMRNHLSPRAYASLLLQATGGEQAARTAGTRWRILNSALRDGQPTPMALATFTMHSLMPVGLRRRLRQALFSASDAA
- a CDS encoding glycosyltransferase family 4 protein translates to MDSINDSRAPGRQPETAKRTVVVFATPGALDGGGGIGRMTGYVVDQFDKTGTTRSIILDTRGTGSVLLSPFHLGLTLARMAWILARRRASVVHINVSERGSFLRKAAVQAVAGLLSCPTVVHLHGASFVEYFEGGPFARAISRWLFNRCGRVVVLGDNWRDYLVQSVRTDPRKIRVLYNAVPDVGADLGTRPPPEPGAVLSLLVLANLSERKGIGTLLRACALLKERGQPFRVTIGGGGDVDGYRAMAAELGVAEECSFLGWIGREEAHAHIRSHDMLLLPSTHEGLPMVILEALSARLPVITTPVGSIPEVLTDGKTARIIPVNDSAALADAVVEVGNDPALYSRLAEQGRRLFLKQFVIDAYAKSLLAIYQELDRSGTELSGELDKLARSAAAASKRR
- a CDS encoding O-antigen ligase family protein, whose product is MKILDFLEKSIAVIGIMAFGGSVLPLMLTGGDPLAGDLDSAGVTMFYGGIYVLLLGAIALRPAIAFQIPFASPTLTAMVAFAFLTALWSLFPDVTLRRSIAFLFTTVFGIWLGLRFRFPEIMRLIVVGLSVLMFASFFMIFAMPEIGLDSAQHVGAWKGVFFQKNVTGRMMVWLILALVWLDWQKEQSRWVTRPLMILAMLLIVMSRSGTGLITSILVSVALLSTTMLRGSIRNFAPTMALLLALLVIMITAGATFWYDVLYALGRDPTLTGRTVLWEHIVHSVGERPLQGYGYAAYWFGFNGPGSSFTRDWGITSAHSGWLELTLDLGLVGVALVLVLLSRLLFQGFFAARYGNSRPEAAWTFAVGCALLAVSVSESVFAERHSMNWVIATIAVVRLVQQSRWQRMLNDRAAEQARLHRHAPAGMNPSGMGPAYAIQSRGL